The following are encoded together in the Kingella negevensis genome:
- a CDS encoding DUF4043 family protein yields MAKTNATYGNKDNMTVQAAGLFTMHMQRNSTLNRLAGKMPQGTSGAEATLRLQTTAHMPIVRCQDLGKGLGDEVKFNLLQPVSMIPIMGSQVAELEVERVRLQSSLRQSYRVQNQVDSAVASLVVAQADNREQLGKSMKKWKRLLQVMCISVIALTLTACANLTHSSKSVDFRLPEMPLNVSRECESLNELADTRGETVIFWAVDTVGKYKDCAEKQRAAVQMYQSVKQVLENGKE; encoded by the coding sequence ATGGCTAAAACAAACGCCACTTATGGCAATAAAGATAATATGACAGTACAAGCGGCTGGCTTGTTTACGATGCACATGCAGCGTAACAGTACATTGAACCGCTTAGCAGGTAAAATGCCACAAGGGACAAGTGGTGCAGAAGCAACATTGCGTCTGCAAACTACGGCACACATGCCAATTGTGCGCTGTCAGGACTTGGGCAAAGGCTTGGGCGATGAAGTGAAGTTTAACTTGTTGCAACCTGTGAGCATGATTCCGATTATGGGTTCTCAAGTGGCAGAGTTGGAAGTGGAGCGTGTGCGTTTGCAGTCTTCGTTACGACAAAGTTACCGTGTGCAAAATCAGGTGGATTCTGCGGTGGCTTCGTTGGTGGTGGCGCAAGCAGATAACCGTGAACAGTTGGGGAAGTCTATGAAAAAATGGAAGCGATTGCTGCAAGTGATGTGTATCAGCGTGATTGCCTTAACGCTGACGGCTTGCGCGAACTTAACGCATTCATCAAAAAGCGTTGATTTCAGGCTGCCTGAAATGCCGTTGAATGTGTCGCGTGAATGTGAGTCGTTGAATGAGTTGGCTGATACGCGTGGGGAGACGGTTATTTTTTGGGCGGTGGATACGGTGGGCAAATATAAAGACTGTGCGGAAAAGCAGCGTGCGGCGGTGCAAATGTATCAGTCGGTTAAACAGGTTTTGGAAAATGGGAAGGAATGA
- a CDS encoding lysozyme codes for MAEMLKETAAEVVARVVKEDLHVDDVGFDLIARLEGKRNHAYLDSVKIPTIGIGLTRYTLGERAGQAVKMGDFLSDDEIRSEFANQVLTYENGVKNAVKVVLTQSQLNACVSLCYNIGVGAFAKSSICRLLNQQKYQAACKAFALYNKAGGRVIQGLANRRAMEMKEFFRNG; via the coding sequence ATGGCTGAAATGCTGAAAGAAACGGCTGCGGAAGTGGTCGCACGTGTGGTAAAAGAGGATTTGCACGTTGACGATGTAGGCTTTGATTTGATTGCACGGCTGGAAGGTAAACGTAATCACGCTTATTTGGATAGCGTGAAAATTCCCACAATCGGCATTGGTTTGACACGCTATACTTTGGGTGAACGTGCTGGGCAAGCGGTGAAAATGGGGGATTTTTTGAGTGATGATGAAATCCGTTCGGAATTTGCTAATCAAGTTTTGACGTATGAAAACGGTGTCAAAAACGCCGTGAAAGTAGTACTAACACAATCGCAATTAAACGCGTGTGTGAGTTTGTGCTACAACATTGGTGTTGGCGCGTTTGCGAAGTCAAGCATTTGCCGCTTGCTCAATCAGCAAAAATATCAGGCAGCATGCAAGGCGTTTGCGTTGTATAACAAGGCTGGTGGGCGTGTAATTCAAGGATTGGCTAATCGCCGCGCAATGGAAATGAAGGAATTTTTTAGAAATGGGTGA